The following are from one region of the Coffea eugenioides isolate CCC68of chromosome 2, Ceug_1.0, whole genome shotgun sequence genome:
- the LOC113764158 gene encoding silicon efflux transporter LSI3 isoform X1, producing the protein MAMAATVKVVLGSVAFAIFWVLAVFPAVPFLPIGRTAGSLLGAMLMVIFRVITPDQAYAAIDLPILGLLFGTMVVSVYLERADMFKYLGKLLSWKSMGAKDLLCRICLISAISSALFTNDTSCVVLTEFVLKIARQHNLPPHPFLLALASSANIGSSATPIGNPQNLVIAVQSGIQFGDFVIGILPAMLVGVVLNAVILLCMYWRVLSVDKDEEDPALEVVAEEDVSSHRFSPATMSHPTSLNSQEWNSTLESMNISSSPNINGHRNHIETLRSRANASESEIQKAPSEESNPAGNSSPPKELEIETFAHTREETVPSKWVPPLNGFQNGDHYTTSEGKEKWKRVLWKTCVYLVTFGMLISLLLGLNMSWTAITAALALVVLDFKDARPCLEKVSYSLLIFFCGMFITVDGFNKTGIPSALWDLIEPHAQINHTGGIAVLALVILMLSNLASNVPTVLLLGGRVAASAAAISSAEEKKAWLLLAWVSTVAGNLSLLGSAANLIVCEQARRAHHFGYNLSFWSHLKFGFPSTIVITAIGLTLIRG; encoded by the exons ATGGCTATGGCTGCTACAGTTAAAGTGGTTCTTGGCTCCGTTGCCTTCGCTATTTTTTGGGTTCTGGCGGTTTTCCCGGCTGTTCCCTTTCTTCCTATTGGTAGGACTGCAGGGTCTCTTCTTGGGGCTATGCTTATGGTCATCTTCCGAGTTATAACTCCCGATCAAGCCTATGCTGCTATTGATCTTCCAATTCTTGGTCTTCTATTTGGTACAATGGTAGTCAGCGTCTATCTTGAAAGAGCAGACATGTTTAAGTACTTGGGCAAGTTGCTTTCATGGAAAAGTATGGGAGCCAAGGACTTACTCTGTCGAATCTGTTTGATATCTGCAATTTCAAGTGCCCTTTTCACTAATGACACATCTTGTGTGGTTTTAACCGAATTTGTACTGAAAATTGCAAGACAACACAATCTTCCACCTCATCCATTTCTGTTAGCCCTAGCCTCCAGTGCAAATATTGGCTCTTCAGCAACTCCAATTGGGAATCCTCAAAACTTAGTTATAGCAGTCCAGAGTGGAATTCAGTTTGGGGATTTTGTAATTGGAATACTCCCTGCAATGCTTGTGGGAGTTGTTTTAAATGCTGTAATCCTTCTTTGTATGTATTGGAGAGTGTTGTCGGTTGACAAGGACGAAGAAGACCCTGCATTGGAGGTGGTTGCCGAAGAAGATGTGAGTTCCCACCGTTTTTCGCCAGCAACTATGTCACATCCTACGTCCTTGAATTCTCAGGAATGGAACTCTACATTGGAATCAATGAACATTAGTAGCTCACCTAATATCAATGGTCATAGGAATCATATTGAGACCCTTAGAAGCAGGGCAAATGCAAGTGAGAGCGAAATCCAAAAAGCCCCAAGTGAGGAGTCTAATCCTGCAGGGAACTCAAGTCCTCCAAAAGAGCTTGAAATTGAAACATTTGCACATACAAGGGAGGAAACTGTCCCTTCAAAATGGGTGCCACCCCTGAATGGATTTCAAAATGGGGACCACTACACAACCAGTGAAGGGAAGGAGAAATGGAAAAGAGTACTGTGGAAGACTTGTGTTTATCTCGTTACATTTGGAATGCTAATATCTTTGTTACTGGGTCTGAACATGTCATGGACAGCAATAACAGCAGCACTTGCTCTCGTGGTTCTTGATTTTAAGGATGCCAGGCCGTGCTTAGAAAAG GTATCATACTCGCTCTTGATATTCTTTTGTGGAATGTTTATCACAGTAGATGGGTTTAACAAAACAGGAATCCCCAGCGCACTGTGGGATCTTATAGAGCCGCATGCTCAGATTAATCACACTGGTGGAATAGCAGTTCTTGCTCTTGTGATACTTATGCTGTCAAATTTGGCTTCAAATGTGCCAACAG TTCTGCTGCTTGGGGGACGCGTGGCGGCTTCAGCTGCTGCAATATCTTCTGCTGAGGAGAAGAAAGCATGGCTCCTTCTAGCTTGGGTAAGCACTGTAGCTGGAAATCTGTCCCTCTTAGGATCGGCTGCCAACCTGATTGTCTGTGAGCAGGCTCGTCGTGCCCATCATTTCGGCTACAACCTCTCATTTTGGAGTCACCTCAAGTTTGGATTTCCATCCACTATTGTCATCACAGCTATTGGTTTGACACTGATCAGGGGATGA
- the LOC113764158 gene encoding silicon efflux transporter LSI3 isoform X2, whose translation MAMAATVKVVLGSVAFAIFWVLAVFPAVPFLPIGRTAGSLLGAMLMVIFRVITPDQAYAAIDLPILGLLFGTMVVSVYLERADMFKYLGKLLSWKSMGAKDLLCRICLISAISSALFTNDTSCVVLTEFVLKIARQHNLPPHPFLLALASSANIGSSATPIGNPQNLVIAVQSGIQFGDFVIGILPAMLVGVVLNAVILLCMYWRVLSVDKDEEDPALEVVAEEDVSSHRFSPATMSHPTSLNSQEWNSTLESMNISSSPNINGHRNHIETLRSRANASESEIQKAPSEESNPAGNSSPPKELEIETFAHTREETVPSKWVPPLNGFQNGDHYTTSEGKEKWKRVLWKTCVYLVTFGMLISLLLGLNMSWTAITAALALVVLDFKDARPCLEKVSYSLLIFFCGMFITVDGFNKTGIPSALWDLIEPHAQINHTGGIAVLALVILMLSNLASNVPTDIMTDYS comes from the exons ATGGCTATGGCTGCTACAGTTAAAGTGGTTCTTGGCTCCGTTGCCTTCGCTATTTTTTGGGTTCTGGCGGTTTTCCCGGCTGTTCCCTTTCTTCCTATTGGTAGGACTGCAGGGTCTCTTCTTGGGGCTATGCTTATGGTCATCTTCCGAGTTATAACTCCCGATCAAGCCTATGCTGCTATTGATCTTCCAATTCTTGGTCTTCTATTTGGTACAATGGTAGTCAGCGTCTATCTTGAAAGAGCAGACATGTTTAAGTACTTGGGCAAGTTGCTTTCATGGAAAAGTATGGGAGCCAAGGACTTACTCTGTCGAATCTGTTTGATATCTGCAATTTCAAGTGCCCTTTTCACTAATGACACATCTTGTGTGGTTTTAACCGAATTTGTACTGAAAATTGCAAGACAACACAATCTTCCACCTCATCCATTTCTGTTAGCCCTAGCCTCCAGTGCAAATATTGGCTCTTCAGCAACTCCAATTGGGAATCCTCAAAACTTAGTTATAGCAGTCCAGAGTGGAATTCAGTTTGGGGATTTTGTAATTGGAATACTCCCTGCAATGCTTGTGGGAGTTGTTTTAAATGCTGTAATCCTTCTTTGTATGTATTGGAGAGTGTTGTCGGTTGACAAGGACGAAGAAGACCCTGCATTGGAGGTGGTTGCCGAAGAAGATGTGAGTTCCCACCGTTTTTCGCCAGCAACTATGTCACATCCTACGTCCTTGAATTCTCAGGAATGGAACTCTACATTGGAATCAATGAACATTAGTAGCTCACCTAATATCAATGGTCATAGGAATCATATTGAGACCCTTAGAAGCAGGGCAAATGCAAGTGAGAGCGAAATCCAAAAAGCCCCAAGTGAGGAGTCTAATCCTGCAGGGAACTCAAGTCCTCCAAAAGAGCTTGAAATTGAAACATTTGCACATACAAGGGAGGAAACTGTCCCTTCAAAATGGGTGCCACCCCTGAATGGATTTCAAAATGGGGACCACTACACAACCAGTGAAGGGAAGGAGAAATGGAAAAGAGTACTGTGGAAGACTTGTGTTTATCTCGTTACATTTGGAATGCTAATATCTTTGTTACTGGGTCTGAACATGTCATGGACAGCAATAACAGCAGCACTTGCTCTCGTGGTTCTTGATTTTAAGGATGCCAGGCCGTGCTTAGAAAAG GTATCATACTCGCTCTTGATATTCTTTTGTGGAATGTTTATCACAGTAGATGGGTTTAACAAAACAGGAATCCCCAGCGCACTGTGGGATCTTATAGAGCCGCATGCTCAGATTAATCACACTGGTGGAATAGCAGTTCTTGCTCTTGTGATACTTATGCTGTCAAATTTGGCTTCAAATGTGCCAACAG ATATCATGACAGATTATTCATAG
- the LOC113762234 gene encoding uncharacterized protein LOC113762234 translates to MSSVHNSVETVNAAATAIVTAESRVQPPTVQKRRWGSCWSFYWCFGSVKNSKRIGNAVLVPEPTVPGSAVPVPDNLNHSATIVIPFIAPPSSPASFLQSDPPSATQSPAKFLPLASFSVNTYSPSGAASIFAIGPYAHETQLVSPPVFSAFTTEPSTASFTPPPEPVQLTTPSSPEVPFAQLLVSSLTHYRRHSGTSIKFPLSQYEFQPYQCPGSPGSHLISPGSAISNSGTSSPFPEKRPIIEFRIGEARKFLGYEHFTRKWGSRVGSGSLTPNGWGSRLGSGSLTPNGGISRLGSGTLTPNGGEPAARDSYLLENQISEVASLANSDNGTHNEEGLMDHRVSFELTAEHVPNCVEEEMVMQHDTICEPSTEKAIEASIDTDPIPKKGQIFCEDCTGDSIHNITRKALDGQERKQCLKNNRTFSLGSSKDFNFDNMKQESPDKSTIDCEWWTNETATAKELGSKNKWTFFPMLQPGVS, encoded by the exons ATGAGCAGCGTGCATAACAGTGTGGAGACCGTAAATGCCGCTGCAACTGCCATAGTTACTGCTGAGAGTAGAGTTCAACCGCCAACTGTCCAG AAAAGAAGATGGGGAAGCTGCTGGAGCTTTTATTGGTGCTTTGGTTCTGTCAAAAACAGCAAACGCATTGGTAATGCTGTCCTTGTACCTGAACCTACAGTTCCAGGATCAGCTGTTCCTGTACCTGATAATTTGAACCATTCAGCAACCATAGTAATACCCTTCATTGCCCCTCCCTCTTCTCCTGCATCTTTTCTCCAATCAGATCCTCCCTCTGCCACCCAGTCACCTGCAAAATTTCTGCCCCTTGCTTCCTTTTCGGTCAACACATATTCCCCTAGTGGGGCAGCCTCCATATTTGCAATTGGCCCATATGCACATGAGACTCAGTTAGTATCACCACCAGTATTTTCTGCATTTACAACTGAACCATCTACTGCCTCTTTTACACCCCCTCCTGAGCCTGTGCAACTTACAACACCATCATCACCAGAAGTGCCATTTGCTCAGCTTCTTGTTTCATCTTTGACACACTACCGAAGACATAGTGGGACGAGTATCAAGTTCCCGTTGTCTCAGTACGAGTTTCAGCCTTATCAATGCCCCGGAAGCCCTGGCAGCCACCTCATATCACCGGGCTCAGCAATTTCCAATTCTGGCACTTCTTCACCTTTCCCTGAAAAACGCCCTATCATCGAGTTCCGAATTGGGGAAGCTCGCAAGTTTCTTGGCTATGAACACTTCACACGCAAGTGGGGTTCAAGGGTTGGTTCTGGATCTTTGACACCAAATGGTTGGGGTTCCAGGCTAGGTTCAGGAAGTTTGACGCCAAATGGTGGGATATCAAGGCTAGGTTCTGGAACCTTAACACCAAATGGTGGAGAACCTGCCGCTAGAGATAGTTACCTTTTAGAGAACCAAATTTCTGAGGTGGCATCACTTGCTAACTCGGATAATGGAACTCACAATGAGGAAGGCCTAATGGATCACAGGGTTTCCTTTGAATTGACTGCTGAGCATGTTCCAAATTGTGTGGAGGAAGAGATGGTCATGCAACATGACACTATATGTGAACCTTCAACTGAGAAAGCAATTGAAGCTTCCATTGACACTGATCCGATACCGAAGAAAGGTCAAATTTTTTGTGAAGATTGCACTGGCGACAGTATCCACAATATCACCAGGAAAGCTTTAGATGGACAAGAAAGGAAGCAGTGCCTTAAAAATAATCGTACTTTCTCACTTGGTTCAAGCAAAGATTTCAATTTTGACAACATGAAGCAAGAAAGCCCGGATAAGTCCACCATCGATTGTGAGTGGTGGACAAATGAAACAGCAACTGCTAAAGAACTAGGTTCCAAGAACAAGTGGACTTTCTTCCCAATGCTCCAGCCTGGTGTCAGCTAA